One Brassica oleracea var. oleracea cultivar TO1000 chromosome C7, BOL, whole genome shotgun sequence genomic window carries:
- the LOC106305742 gene encoding disease resistance-like protein CSA1 isoform X2: MRGIFLDMSEETKNFALERMTFTNMLNLRYLKIYDSFCPRQCKSKWELNFPDGLSLPLEEIRYLHFVKFPLKELPPDFRPENLIDLRLPYSKIQRIWEDAKDTPRLKWVDLCHSSQLFDLSALPTAENLQSLNLEGCTALKELPLEIQNMKSLVFMNLRGCTGLESLPKINLISLKTLILSGCSNLKDFQLISESIEFLHLDGTAITGLPLAIQSFQRLVVLNLKNCEMLECLPNCLGELKALEELILSGCSNLKNLSDIRESMKHLQILLIDMIGGKEMPNIITSKGQASPDKFVHGPSGWPQGVNGVSSLRRLSLNGNDFVSLQTDIWKLYNLNWLDVKNCKMLKSIPMLPPRLQYFDAQGCDSLETVSHPLAIPVLTQQKHATFNFSNCNKLDQDAKDSIISYISWKFQLVLDALSRYSEDSVLEALIGTCFPGCEVPAWFSHRAFGSVLESKLPLHWSDNKFTGIALCAVVLFPEFHEQRDRLVVKCNCVFNSKYGSPVRFGCTVGSWSKARNTSLRYELSHIFIGYTTMLDSNKHGLEDSEEGCSLTEASLEFQVTDGTEVVGSFKVLNCGFRLIYASNEMENTCWDSMTAVLPERIEHSQDEAKSHENFRSPDEIQYESSFDPTLGANSNFISETKSDAEPDLWKSLESKIVDISNVENDAGKEITVSSDRDNTSSGDQTRYVGVELRLKQMEKMLYSMPGETFIVGVVGMHGIGKTTLATMLFEKRGSKFPRRLFLTVPKECEPEQLRSMFLKKLLEHLHVNISDETTHECVKAELLQTKVFAVLDDVSDKKQLQILLGNLAWIKKGSKIVITTCDKSYLEGFAHDTYFVPPLKNREAVQLFAYHAFYKQIYPSETFLSLSRMFVDHSTGNPLALESLGSLLCGKDEACWEHELQKVRQSFNMKMGKVWRFSIKQLTEGQKDMFLDIVYFFKSEEEYFVRRLLDSENPEAVSEVRDLADKLLITISGGRVGIHDQLYALSKDLGSPGERKLWNYKDIIGYMKKSKQSGTDDVRGIFLDMSEATKNIPLERMTFINMCNLRYLKIYDSSCPRQCKSDCKLCFPDGLLFPLEEIRYLHWVKFPLEELPPDFKPRNLVDLRLPYSKIERVWEGVKDTPRLKWVDLRHSSKLCNLSALSKAENLQRLNLEGCTVLDELPAEIQNMKSLVFLNLRGCIRLWSLPNINLISLKTLILSDCSNLKNFQLISESIEFLHLDGTAITELPLAIDSLQRLVVLNLKNCEMLEFLPNCLGEVKTLEELILSGCSRLKNLSDVRESMKHLQSLLIDRIGAKEMPNITISKGQASADMFVHGPSGWPQGVNGVFSLRRLSLSGNDFVSLQTDIWELYNLNWLELKDCKMLRSIPMLPPRLQYFDAHGCDSLERVSHPLALPVRLEQIHATFNFSNCSKLDQDAKDSIVSYTRWKSELVLDALSLYNNGDSALENFTGACFPGWEVPARFSHQASGPVLEGKLSTHWRDNNLTGIALCAVILFPDYHEQRARLVVNCNCEFNNEDGSYNRFSWTIGSWSDAGKTAGKIVPSHVFISYASMLDNKKLGEKEDEEGCGHTKTYFKFQVTDGTEVLHGYEVLKCGFSLVYASDELRVQSGRHEANHYGAYSKNAISNVRRETETMDMRLDGGHDIVELPNEMIAHGTANTSQRPNNKSPVTTLKQTRRETQVRALSVRLTGKPRVYISCHGGDLCITLVKHLVNNLTNAGVNVFIDNDERMWIKMHQLYNRIEDSRIAVVIFSKRYLASRLCLNELAKMDELAKEGRLLVISVFYQVISSDMKNLKGECGRCFREMRKRHEDEPENVQKWETSLMSMAETTGVHSEIHGIDAALVKATVKAVHRELTKIAGGKFKSLGRGVMLSARVFIFALFAALLFSLFVSPLLFADAAFAAFW, encoded by the exons ATGAGAGGTATTTTCTTGGACATGTCCGAAGAAACAAAGAACTTTGCCTTGGAAAGAATGACCTTCACCAATATGCTCAATCTTCGATACCTCAAGATATATGATTCTTTTTGTCCTCGGCAATGTAAATCAAAATGGGAATTGAACTTTCCAGATGGCCTTTCACTCCCCTTGGAAGAGATCCGGTATCTTCATTTCGTGAAATTCCCTTTGAAGGAACTTCCACCAGATTTCAGACCGGAAAATCTTATTGACCTTAGGCTGCCTTACAGCAAAATTCAACGTATTTGGGAAGATGCTAAG GACACACCACGATTAAAATGGGTAGATCTATGCCACTCCAGTCAGTTGTTCGACTTGTCAGCATTGCCAACGGCTGAAAACCTTCAAAGTTTAAATCTGGAAGGCTGCACGGCTTTGAAGGAATTGCCATTGGAGATACAAAACATGAAGTCTCTGGTTTTCATGAACTTGAGAGGATGCACAGGTCTTGAGTCTCTGCCAAAGATTAATTTAATCTCTCTGAAAACCCTCATACTCAGTGGCTGCTCAAACCTGAAGGACTTTCAACTAATTTCTGAAAGTATAGAGTTTCTTCATTTGGATGGCACAGCAATCACAGGACTTCCTCTTGCAATCCAGAGCTTCCAGAGGCTTGTTGTGTTGAATTTGAAAAACTGTGAAATGCTGGAGTGCCTTCCCAACTGTCTCGGAGAGCTGAAAGCTCTTGAAGAATTAATACTTTCTGGTTGTTCAAATCTTAAGAATCTTTCAGATATAAGGGAGAGCATGAAACATCTCCAGATCTTACTTATTGACATGATCGGAGGAAAAGAGATGCCAAACATCATTACATCCAAGGGCCAAGCTTCTCCAGATAAGTTCGTACACGGCCCAAGCGGATGGCCACAGGGTGTTAATGGAGTATCCTCTCTACGACGTCTATCGTTAAATGGAAATGATTTTGTCAGCCTGCAAACTGACATTTGGAAACTTTACAATCTTAATTGGCTCGACGTGAAGAATTGCAAGATGCTAAAGTCTATTCCGATGCTTCCACCAAGACTTCAGTACTTTGATGCTCAGGGCTGTGATTCACTCGAAACTGTTTCACATCCTTTGGCCATTCCTGTCCTGACGCAACAGAAACATGCCACTTTCAATTTTTCCAACTGTAACAAGCTGGATCAAGATGCAAAGGATAGTATTATATCATATATTAGTTGGAAATTTCAGTTAGTGTTAGATGCACTCTCTAGATACAGCGAG GATTCTGTTTTGGAAGCTTTAATTGGAACTTGCTTTCCTGGATGTGAAGTACCGGCATGGTTCAGCCATCGAGCATTTGGATCGGTGTTAGAGTCAAAGCTGCCCCTACATTGGAGTGACAACAAGTTTACTGGAATTGCCCTATGCGCTGTTGTCCTATTTCCTGAATTCCACGAGCAGAGGGACCGCCTCGTAGTGAAATGTAATTGTGTTTTTAATAGTAAATACGGTTCTCCTGTCCGCTTTGGTTGCACCGTTGGCAGTTGGAGCAAAGCACGTAACACATCACTGAGGTATGAGTTGTCTCATATATTTATTGGCTATACCACTATGCTAGATAGCAACAAACATGGTTTGGAGGATAGTGAAGAGGGTTGTAGTCTTACTGAAGCTTCCCTTGAGTTTCAAGTGACAGATGGTACGGAAGTGGTAGGAAGTTTCAAGGTTCTGAACTGTGGCTTTAGATTGATATATGCATCTAATGAAATGGAAAACACATGTTGGGATTCAATGACTGCTGTACTGCCAGAGAGGATCGAGCACTCCCAAGATGAAGCAAAATCTCATGAGAATTTCCGAAGCCCTGATGAAATCCAATATGAGTCTTCCTTTGATCCAACTCTGGGAGCCAATTCAAATTTTATAAGTGAAACAAAATCTGATGCCGAACCTGATTTGTGGAAGAGCTTGGAAAGCAAGATAGTTGACATTTCAAATGTAGAAAATGACGCAGGAAAGGAAATCACCGTAAGCTCTGATCGTGACAACACATCGTCTGGAGATCAAACACGTTACGTTGGAGTTGAGCTGCGACTCAAGCAAATGGAAAAAATGTTGTACTCGATGCCTGGAGAAACTTTTATTGTTGGAGTTGTTGGGATGCATGGCATTGGTAAAACAACTCTCGCAACAATGTTGTTTGAAAAGCGTGGGTCGAAGTTTCCAAGACGCTTGTTTTTGACAGTGCCTAAGGAGTGCGAACCTGAGCAGTTGCGGAGCATGTTCCTTAAAAAGTTACTCGAACACCTGCATGTAAATATAAGCGACGAGACAACACATGAATGCGTGAAAGCTGAACTGCTTCAGACCAAGGTTTTCGCCGTTCTCGATGACGTCAGTGACAAGAAACAGTTACAGATTCTCCTCGGCAACCTCGCCTGGATTAAAAAGGGAAGCAAGATTGTTATTACAACTTGTGACAAGTCATACCTTGAGGGATTTGCTCATGATACTTATTTCGTCCCGCCATTGAAAAACAGAGAGGCTGTTCAACTCTTTGCTTATCATGCCTTCTATAAACAAATCTACCCCTCAGAAACCTTTCTTTCGCTGTCAAGAATGTTCGTGGATCATTCTACAGGCAACCCACTGGCTCTGGAGTCACTAGGAAGCCTCCTCTGTGGGAAAGACGAGGCTTGCTGGGAACATGAACTGCAAAAAGTGAGACAAAGTTTCAATATGAAGATGGGAAAAGTCTGGAGATTCTCTATTAAGCAACTTACTGAGGGGCAGAAGGATATGTTTCTGGACATAGTGTATTTTTTCAAATCAGAGGAAGAGTATTTTGTTAGACGTTTACTGGATTCAGAAAATCCTGAAGCTGTGAGTGAAGTTAGAGATCTCGCCGACAAGTTGCTTATTACAATTTCTGGTGGGCGAGTAGGGATCCATGATCAACTGTATGCATTGAGCAAGGACCTTGGTTCCCCTGGGGAGCGTAAGCTGTGGAACTACAAAGATATCATCGGCTATATGAAAAAAAGTAAACAATCG GGAACTGATGATGTGAGAGGTATTTTCTTAGACATGTCTGAAGCAACAAAGAACATTCCCTTGGAAAGAATGACCTTCATCAATATGTGCAATCTTCGATACCTCAAGATTTATGATTCATCTTGTCCTCGACAATGTAAATCTGACTGCAAATTATGCTTCCCCGATGGACTTTTATTCCCCTTGGAAGAGATTCGATATCTCCATTGGGTGAAATTCCCGTTGGAGGAACTTCCACCAGATTTCAAACCAAGAAATCTGGTTGACCTTAGGCTGCCTTACAGCAAAATTGAACGTGTATGGGAAGGTGTTAAG GACACGCCACGACTCAAGTGGGTAGATCTACGCCATTCGAGTAAGTTGTGCAACTTGTCAGCATTGTCAAAGGCTGAAAATCTTCAAAGATTAAACTTGGAAGGCTGCACGGTTTTGGATGAGTTGCCGGCGGAGATTCAAAATATGAAGTCTCTGGTTTTCCTGAACTTGCGAGGATGCATACGTCTTTGGTCTCTGCCAAATATTAATTTAATCTCTCTAAAAACCCTCATACTCAGTGACTGCTCAAACCTCAAGAACTTTCAGTTAATTTCCGAAAGTATAGAATTTCTTCATTTGGATGGCACAGCAATCACGGAACTTCCTCTTGCCATAGACAGTCTCCAGAGGCTTGTTGTGTTGAATCTGAAAAACTGTGAAATGCTGGAGTTCCTTCCCAACTGTCTCGGAGAGGTGAAAACTCTTGAAGAGTTAATACTTTCTGGTTGTTCAAGGCTTAAGAATCTTTCAGATGTAAGGGAGAGCATGAAACATCTCCAGAGCTTACTTATTGACAGGATCGGAGCAAAAGAGATGCCAAACATCACTATATCCAAGGGCCAAGCTTCTGCAGATATGTTCGTACACGGCCCTAGCGGATGGCCACAGGGTGTTAATGGAGTATTCTCTCTGCGGCGTCTATCGTTAAGTGGAAATGATTTTGTCAGCCTGCAAACTGATATTTGGGAACTTTACAATCTAAATTGGCTTGAATTGAAGGATTGCAAGATGCTGAGGTCTATTCCAATGCTTCCACCAAGACTTCAGTACTTTGATGCTCATGGCTGTGATTCCCTCGAAAGAGTTTCACATCCTCTTGCTCTTCCGGTGCGGCTGGAGCAGATCCATGCCACATTTAATTTTTCTAACTGCAGCAAGTTGGATCAAGATGCAAAGGATAGTATCGTATCTTATACTCGGTGGAAAAGTGAGTTAGTGTTAGATGCACTCTCTCTATACAACAACGGG GATTCTGCTTTGGAAAATTTCACTGGAGCTTGCTTTCCTGGATGGGAAGTACCCGCACGATTTAGTCATCAAGCATCTGGACCGGTGTTAGAGGGAAAGCTGTCTACACACTGGAGAGACAACAACTTAACTGGAATAGCTCTATGCGCTGTTATCCTGTTTCCTGACTACCATGAGCAGAGGGCCCGCCTTGTAGTGAATTGTAATTGTGAGTTTAATAATGAAGACGGGTCTTATAACCGCTTTAGTTGGACTATTGGCAGTTGGAGTGATGCAGGTAAAACAGCTGGGAAGATTGTACCATCTCATGTCTTTATTAGCTATGCATCTATGTTGGATAACAAGAAACTTGGTGAGAAAGAAGACGAAGAGGGTTGTGGTCATACCAAGACTTATTTTAAATTTCAAGTAACAGACGGTACGGAAGTGTTACATGGTTACGAGGTGCTGAAGTGTGGCTTTAGTTTGGTATATGCATCCGATGAATTGCGGGTCCAGTCTGGTAGACACGAAGCAAATCACTACGGAGCATATTCAAAAAATG CAATCTCTAATGTAAGGAGGGAAACGGAAACAATGGATATGCGGCTGGATGGTGGGCATGACATAGTTGAATTGCCAAATGAAATGATAGCACATGGAACC GCTAACACTTCCCAACGACCTAATAACAAGTCTCCTGTAACCACATTGAAGCAAACAAGAAGAGAGACACAAGTTCGAGCATTGTCTGTTCGGTTGACTGGGAAGCCTCGGGTTTACATCAGTTGCCATGGAGGTGATCTGTGCATCACTTTGGTCAAACATCTCGTGAATAATTTGACAAATGCTGGGGTCAACGTCTTCATAGACAACGACGAGAGAATGTGGATTAAAATGCACCAGCTCTACAATAGGATCGAGGATTCAAGGATCGCAGTTGTTATCTTCTCCAAGAGGTACCTAGCTTCACGGTTGTGCTTGAACGAGCTTGCGAAGATGGACGAGCTAGCAAAGGAAGGAAGACTCCTAGTAATTTCCGTCTTCTACCAGGTGATATCTAGCGACATGAAAAATCTCAAGGGAGAGTGCGGACGATGTTTCAGGGAGATGAGAAAGAGACACGAGGACGAACCCGAGAATGTCCAGAAATGGGAGACTTCCTTGATGTCAATGGCAGAGACAACCGGCGTACACTCGGAAATTCACGG CATAGATGCCGCTCTTGTTAAAGCGACTGTTAAGGCAGTTCATAGAGAGCTAACAAAGATAGCTGGAGGAAAATTCAAGTCCCTCGGAAGAGGAGTTATGTTAAGTGCACGTGTGTTCATTTTTGCCTTGTTTGCGGC